In one window of Drosophila miranda strain MSH22 unplaced genomic scaffold, D.miranda_PacBio2.1 Contig_AX7_pilon, whole genome shotgun sequence DNA:
- the LOC117195331 gene encoding uncharacterized protein LOC117195331: MAKLSSSKSRLRMRRSRILEKPVSRLMGLWEVAELQSRVAYQQQILDGGCWQRFNDAIVDTVETGCLFRLELLNFRFEFLDGHRSAVIFGVKRASRCCAKASAFSSVVLHQGSAGACCPSATCLLTGRFGMGCLLIVLLDPFTYSVSQLIDSACNEGVGAPIFLVDFAENSFDLDRFQRLRVKMEALRSVHCVLVT, from the exons ATGGCAAAGCTTTCTTCTTCAAAAAGTCGTTTGAGGATGAGGCGTTCAAGGATTTTGGAGAAGCCTGTAAGCAGGCTGATGG GACTTTGGGAAGTGGCCGAACTGCAGAGCCGAGTTGCATATCAACAGCAGATACTCGATGGCGGATGTTGGCAGAGATTTAATGACGCGATTGTCGATACTGTCGAAACCGGGTGCCTTTTTCGTCTTGAGCTTCTTAATTTCCGATTTGAGTTCCTGGATGGTCACAG GTCTGCCGTGATCTTTGGCGTGAAACGTGCTTCCAGGTGCTGCGCAAAGGCCTCAGCTTTTTCCTCCGTAGTTTTGCACCAAGGTTCAGCAGGAGCTTGCTGCCCTTCCGCAACGTGCCTTCTGACTGGCAGATTTGGGATGGGCTGTCTCTTGATTGTGTTG CTTGATCCGTTTACGTATTCTGTTAGTCAGCTGATTGATAGTGCGTGCAATGAGGGGGTTGGAGCACCTATCTTTTTGGTTGATTTTGCAGAGAATTCTTTTGATCTTGATCGCTTTCAGCGTTTGCGAGTCAAGATGGAAGCTTTGCGGTCCGTACACTGTGTGCTGGTTACTTGA